From the Solanum lycopersicum chromosome 10, SLM_r2.1 genome, one window contains:
- the LOC101268806 gene encoding calmodulin-binding protein 60 B isoform X5 produces MQSLVVCYGPVSQLYYYVLRVSPKRIEGPNGRNLQLQFRSKLSLPLFTGGKVEGEQGSTIHVVLINGNTGHVVTVGPESSVKLDVVVLGGDFNNEDDDGWTEEEFESHIVKERDGKRPLLTGDLQVILKEGVGSLGELAFTDNSSWIRSRKFRLGLKVVSGSREGIHIREAKTEAFSVKDHRGELYKKHYPPALNDDVWRLEKIGKDGSFHKRLNKAGIYTVEDFLRLIVRDSQRLRNILGSGMSNKMWDALVEHAKTCVLSGKLYVYYPDDMKSIGVVFSNIYELCGFISGGQYHSVDSLSEDQKEYVDTLVKKAYDNWMHVVEYDGKSLLSLDQNKTSDAPQYDLSTGSQNHPNSFDHQLNLPSLPASTSSEQPPMNSGLNMGLEGYNDSLMGTYTTESQNTNLSVNEQLSGASFSQNHFVGMSQQAQPTGSESRPALHPPQPPFSSFFAANTPNSSYKGTDDFYTEEEIRTRSQEMLENDDMQHLLHIFNMGGQHHASSSTSEDNNYPYGSPYMPSMSSSFGIDEDRTRSGKAVVGWLKLKAALRWGIFIKKKAAEKRAQIVELDDP; encoded by the exons ATGCAGAGCTTGGTGGTTTGTTATGGTCCAGTCTCACAGCTATACTACTACGTGCTGAG GGTTTCTCCAAAAAGAATTGAAGGGCCAAATGGGAGAAATTTGCAGCTTCAGTTCAGGTCTAAATTGTCACTGCCTCTCTTTACAGGAGGGAAAGTAGAAGGAGAACAGGGTTCTACCATCCATGTTGTCTTAATTAATGGAAATACAGGCCATGTTGTAACAGTCGGCCCAGAGTCCTCTGTTAAACTAGATGTTGTTGTGCTTGGAGGAGATTTTAATAATGAGGACGATGATGGATGGACTGAAGAAGAATTTGAGTCTCACATTGTGAAGGAGCGTGATGGGAAAAGGCCGCTTCTTACAGGAGACTTGCAAGTGATATTGAAGGAAGGTGTAGGTAGTCTTGGTGAGTTAGCATTTACTGACAACTCTAGCTGGATTAGAAGCAGAAAGTTCAGGCTAGGCTTAAAAGTAGTATCAGGTTCTCGAGAGGGAATTCATATtcgagaggcaaaaacagaagcCTTCAGTGTGAAGGATCATCGAGGAGAAT TGTACAAGAAACATTATCCACCTGCATTAAACGATGATGTTTGGAGATTGGAAAAGATAGGAAAAGATGGATCCTTCCACAAGAGGCTAAATAAAGCTGGCATATATACAGTGGAAGACTTTCTACGACTCATCGTGAGAGACTCTCAGAGGCTCCGAAAT ATCCTGGGAAGTGGAATGTCAAATAAGATGTGGGATGCTCTCGTGGAGCATGCTAAGACCTGTGTTCTTAGTGGGAAGCTCTATGTCTATTATCCAGATGATATGAAGAGTATCGGAGTTGTTTTTAGCAATATTTATGAGTTGTGTGGTTTTATCTCTGGTGGACAGTATCATTCAGTTGATTCTCTTTCAGAGGATCAAAAG GAATATGTGGACACCTTAGTCAAGAAGGCATATGACAACTGGATGCATGTTGTTGAATATGATGGCAAATCTCTTCTAAGTCTTGATCAGAATAAAACCTCAGATGCTCCTCAGTATGATCTTTCAACTGGTTCTCAGAACCATCCTAATTCATTTGATCATCAACTCAATCTGCCAAGTCTTCCTGCTTCAACTTCATCAGAGCAGCCTCCCATGAATTCAGGATTGAACATGGGATTGGAAG GGTATAACGATAGTCTAATGGGTACATATACCACAGAGTCTCAGAACACGAATCTTAGTGTCAATGAACAGTTAAGTGGTGCTTCATTTTCTCAAAACCACTTTGTAGGCATGTCACAACAAGCTCAGCCAACTGGAAGTGAGAGTAGACCGGCCCTTCACCCACCACAGCCACCATTTTCTAGCTTTTTTGCTGCTAACACTCCTAATTCATCCTATAAAGGAACTGATGACTTCTATACAGAGGAAGAGATACGCACCAGAAGTCAAGAAATGTTAGAGAATGATGACATGCAACATCTTCTCCATATATTCAACATGGGTGGCCAGCATCATGCTTCTTCTAGTACCTCAGAAGATAATAATTACCCATATGGATCACCATACATGCCCAGTATGTCTTCAAGCTTTGGTATTGATGAGGACCGTACACGTTCAGGAAAGGCTGTTGTTGGTTGGCTCAAACTAAAAGCAGCATTGAGATGGGGCATCTTCATCAAGAAGAAAGCTGCTGAGAAAAGAGCACAGATTGTTGAATTGGATGACCCCTAG
- the LOC101268806 gene encoding calmodulin-binding protein 60 B isoform X3, translating into MWPLSDMILFWIIAISNQRQLQVSEEVERALAKLGPTKLNARVSPKRIEGPNGRNLQLQFRSKLSLPLFTGGKVEGEQGSTIHVVLINGNTGHVVTVGPESSVKLDVVVLGGDFNNEDDDGWTEEEFESHIVKERDGKRPLLTGDLQVILKEGVGSLGELAFTDNSSWIRSRKFRLGLKVVSGSREGIHIREAKTEAFSVKDHRGELYKKHYPPALNDDVWRLEKIGKDGSFHKRLNKAGIYTVEDFLRLIVRDSQRLRNILGSGMSNKMWDALVEHAKTCVLSGKLYVYYPDDMKSIGVVFSNIYELCGFISGGQYHSVDSLSEDQKEYVDTLVKKAYDNWMHVVEYDGKSLLSLDQNKTSDAPQYDLSTGSQNHPNSFDHQLNLPSLPASTSSEQPPMNSGLNMGLEGYNDSLMGTYTTESQNTNLSVNEQLSGASFSQNHFVGMSQQAQPTGSESRPALHPPQPPFSSFFAANTPNSSYKGTDDFYTEEEIRTRSQEMLENDDMQHLLHIFNMGGQHHASSSTSEDNNYPYGSPYMPSMSSSFGIDEDRTRSGKAVVGWLKLKAALRWGIFIKKKAAEKRAQIVELDDP; encoded by the exons ATGTGGCCATTGTCTGATATGATATTGTTTTGGATTATAGCTATTAGCAATCAGAGGCAGCTCCAG GTTAGTGAAGAGGTGGAGCGGGCTTTGGCAAAACTTGGCCCTACTAAACTTAATGCAAG GGTTTCTCCAAAAAGAATTGAAGGGCCAAATGGGAGAAATTTGCAGCTTCAGTTCAGGTCTAAATTGTCACTGCCTCTCTTTACAGGAGGGAAAGTAGAAGGAGAACAGGGTTCTACCATCCATGTTGTCTTAATTAATGGAAATACAGGCCATGTTGTAACAGTCGGCCCAGAGTCCTCTGTTAAACTAGATGTTGTTGTGCTTGGAGGAGATTTTAATAATGAGGACGATGATGGATGGACTGAAGAAGAATTTGAGTCTCACATTGTGAAGGAGCGTGATGGGAAAAGGCCGCTTCTTACAGGAGACTTGCAAGTGATATTGAAGGAAGGTGTAGGTAGTCTTGGTGAGTTAGCATTTACTGACAACTCTAGCTGGATTAGAAGCAGAAAGTTCAGGCTAGGCTTAAAAGTAGTATCAGGTTCTCGAGAGGGAATTCATATtcgagaggcaaaaacagaagcCTTCAGTGTGAAGGATCATCGAGGAGAAT TGTACAAGAAACATTATCCACCTGCATTAAACGATGATGTTTGGAGATTGGAAAAGATAGGAAAAGATGGATCCTTCCACAAGAGGCTAAATAAAGCTGGCATATATACAGTGGAAGACTTTCTACGACTCATCGTGAGAGACTCTCAGAGGCTCCGAAAT ATCCTGGGAAGTGGAATGTCAAATAAGATGTGGGATGCTCTCGTGGAGCATGCTAAGACCTGTGTTCTTAGTGGGAAGCTCTATGTCTATTATCCAGATGATATGAAGAGTATCGGAGTTGTTTTTAGCAATATTTATGAGTTGTGTGGTTTTATCTCTGGTGGACAGTATCATTCAGTTGATTCTCTTTCAGAGGATCAAAAG GAATATGTGGACACCTTAGTCAAGAAGGCATATGACAACTGGATGCATGTTGTTGAATATGATGGCAAATCTCTTCTAAGTCTTGATCAGAATAAAACCTCAGATGCTCCTCAGTATGATCTTTCAACTGGTTCTCAGAACCATCCTAATTCATTTGATCATCAACTCAATCTGCCAAGTCTTCCTGCTTCAACTTCATCAGAGCAGCCTCCCATGAATTCAGGATTGAACATGGGATTGGAAG GGTATAACGATAGTCTAATGGGTACATATACCACAGAGTCTCAGAACACGAATCTTAGTGTCAATGAACAGTTAAGTGGTGCTTCATTTTCTCAAAACCACTTTGTAGGCATGTCACAACAAGCTCAGCCAACTGGAAGTGAGAGTAGACCGGCCCTTCACCCACCACAGCCACCATTTTCTAGCTTTTTTGCTGCTAACACTCCTAATTCATCCTATAAAGGAACTGATGACTTCTATACAGAGGAAGAGATACGCACCAGAAGTCAAGAAATGTTAGAGAATGATGACATGCAACATCTTCTCCATATATTCAACATGGGTGGCCAGCATCATGCTTCTTCTAGTACCTCAGAAGATAATAATTACCCATATGGATCACCATACATGCCCAGTATGTCTTCAAGCTTTGGTATTGATGAGGACCGTACACGTTCAGGAAAGGCTGTTGTTGGTTGGCTCAAACTAAAAGCAGCATTGAGATGGGGCATCTTCATCAAGAAGAAAGCTGCTGAGAAAAGAGCACAGATTGTTGAATTGGATGACCCCTAG
- the LOC101268806 gene encoding calmodulin-binding protein 60 B isoform X4, translating into MIACHSNRSDEVVLLLKRSRWTVCRNSAHHWSQFFGELVSPKRIEGPNGRNLQLQFRSKLSLPLFTGGKVEGEQGSTIHVVLINGNTGHVVTVGPESSVKLDVVVLGGDFNNEDDDGWTEEEFESHIVKERDGKRPLLTGDLQVILKEGVGSLGELAFTDNSSWIRSRKFRLGLKVVSGSREGIHIREAKTEAFSVKDHRGELYKKHYPPALNDDVWRLEKIGKDGSFHKRLNKAGIYTVEDFLRLIVRDSQRLRNILGSGMSNKMWDALVEHAKTCVLSGKLYVYYPDDMKSIGVVFSNIYELCGFISGGQYHSVDSLSEDQKEYVDTLVKKAYDNWMHVVEYDGKSLLSLDQNKTSDAPQYDLSTGSQNHPNSFDHQLNLPSLPASTSSEQPPMNSGLNMGLEGYNDSLMGTYTTESQNTNLSVNEQLSGASFSQNHFVGMSQQAQPTGSESRPALHPPQPPFSSFFAANTPNSSYKGTDDFYTEEEIRTRSQEMLENDDMQHLLHIFNMGGQHHASSSTSEDNNYPYGSPYMPSMSSSFGIDEDRTRSGKAVVGWLKLKAALRWGIFIKKKAAEKRAQIVELDDP; encoded by the exons ATGATTGCTTGCCACAGTAATAGAAGTGATGAAGTAG TGTTATTGTTGAAGCGCTCAAGGTGGACAGTCTGCAGAAACTCTGCTCATCACTGGAGCCAATTCTTCGGAGAGTT GGTTTCTCCAAAAAGAATTGAAGGGCCAAATGGGAGAAATTTGCAGCTTCAGTTCAGGTCTAAATTGTCACTGCCTCTCTTTACAGGAGGGAAAGTAGAAGGAGAACAGGGTTCTACCATCCATGTTGTCTTAATTAATGGAAATACAGGCCATGTTGTAACAGTCGGCCCAGAGTCCTCTGTTAAACTAGATGTTGTTGTGCTTGGAGGAGATTTTAATAATGAGGACGATGATGGATGGACTGAAGAAGAATTTGAGTCTCACATTGTGAAGGAGCGTGATGGGAAAAGGCCGCTTCTTACAGGAGACTTGCAAGTGATATTGAAGGAAGGTGTAGGTAGTCTTGGTGAGTTAGCATTTACTGACAACTCTAGCTGGATTAGAAGCAGAAAGTTCAGGCTAGGCTTAAAAGTAGTATCAGGTTCTCGAGAGGGAATTCATATtcgagaggcaaaaacagaagcCTTCAGTGTGAAGGATCATCGAGGAGAAT TGTACAAGAAACATTATCCACCTGCATTAAACGATGATGTTTGGAGATTGGAAAAGATAGGAAAAGATGGATCCTTCCACAAGAGGCTAAATAAAGCTGGCATATATACAGTGGAAGACTTTCTACGACTCATCGTGAGAGACTCTCAGAGGCTCCGAAAT ATCCTGGGAAGTGGAATGTCAAATAAGATGTGGGATGCTCTCGTGGAGCATGCTAAGACCTGTGTTCTTAGTGGGAAGCTCTATGTCTATTATCCAGATGATATGAAGAGTATCGGAGTTGTTTTTAGCAATATTTATGAGTTGTGTGGTTTTATCTCTGGTGGACAGTATCATTCAGTTGATTCTCTTTCAGAGGATCAAAAG GAATATGTGGACACCTTAGTCAAGAAGGCATATGACAACTGGATGCATGTTGTTGAATATGATGGCAAATCTCTTCTAAGTCTTGATCAGAATAAAACCTCAGATGCTCCTCAGTATGATCTTTCAACTGGTTCTCAGAACCATCCTAATTCATTTGATCATCAACTCAATCTGCCAAGTCTTCCTGCTTCAACTTCATCAGAGCAGCCTCCCATGAATTCAGGATTGAACATGGGATTGGAAG GGTATAACGATAGTCTAATGGGTACATATACCACAGAGTCTCAGAACACGAATCTTAGTGTCAATGAACAGTTAAGTGGTGCTTCATTTTCTCAAAACCACTTTGTAGGCATGTCACAACAAGCTCAGCCAACTGGAAGTGAGAGTAGACCGGCCCTTCACCCACCACAGCCACCATTTTCTAGCTTTTTTGCTGCTAACACTCCTAATTCATCCTATAAAGGAACTGATGACTTCTATACAGAGGAAGAGATACGCACCAGAAGTCAAGAAATGTTAGAGAATGATGACATGCAACATCTTCTCCATATATTCAACATGGGTGGCCAGCATCATGCTTCTTCTAGTACCTCAGAAGATAATAATTACCCATATGGATCACCATACATGCCCAGTATGTCTTCAAGCTTTGGTATTGATGAGGACCGTACACGTTCAGGAAAGGCTGTTGTTGGTTGGCTCAAACTAAAAGCAGCATTGAGATGGGGCATCTTCATCAAGAAGAAAGCTGCTGAGAAAAGAGCACAGATTGTTGAATTGGATGACCCCTAG
- the LOC101268806 gene encoding calmodulin-binding protein 60 B isoform X2 — MLAVVKKVNLREKDQLLPVLLLKRSRWTVCRNSAHHWSQFFGELVSPKRIEGPNGRNLQLQFRSKLSLPLFTGGKVEGEQGSTIHVVLINGNTGHVVTVGPESSVKLDVVVLGGDFNNEDDDGWTEEEFESHIVKERDGKRPLLTGDLQVILKEGVGSLGELAFTDNSSWIRSRKFRLGLKVVSGSREGIHIREAKTEAFSVKDHRGELYKKHYPPALNDDVWRLEKIGKDGSFHKRLNKAGIYTVEDFLRLIVRDSQRLRNILGSGMSNKMWDALVEHAKTCVLSGKLYVYYPDDMKSIGVVFSNIYELCGFISGGQYHSVDSLSEDQKEYVDTLVKKAYDNWMHVVEYDGKSLLSLDQNKTSDAPQYDLSTGSQNHPNSFDHQLNLPSLPASTSSEQPPMNSGLNMGLEGYNDSLMGTYTTESQNTNLSVNEQLSGASFSQNHFVGMSQQAQPTGSESRPALHPPQPPFSSFFAANTPNSSYKGTDDFYTEEEIRTRSQEMLENDDMQHLLHIFNMGGQHHASSSTSEDNNYPYGSPYMPSMSSSFGIDEDRTRSGKAVVGWLKLKAALRWGIFIKKKAAEKRAQIVELDDP; from the exons ATGTTAGCAGTAGTGAAGAAGGTCAACCTGAGAGAAAAAGACCAGCTCTTGCCAG TGTTATTGTTGAAGCGCTCAAGGTGGACAGTCTGCAGAAACTCTGCTCATCACTGGAGCCAATTCTTCGGAGAGTT GGTTTCTCCAAAAAGAATTGAAGGGCCAAATGGGAGAAATTTGCAGCTTCAGTTCAGGTCTAAATTGTCACTGCCTCTCTTTACAGGAGGGAAAGTAGAAGGAGAACAGGGTTCTACCATCCATGTTGTCTTAATTAATGGAAATACAGGCCATGTTGTAACAGTCGGCCCAGAGTCCTCTGTTAAACTAGATGTTGTTGTGCTTGGAGGAGATTTTAATAATGAGGACGATGATGGATGGACTGAAGAAGAATTTGAGTCTCACATTGTGAAGGAGCGTGATGGGAAAAGGCCGCTTCTTACAGGAGACTTGCAAGTGATATTGAAGGAAGGTGTAGGTAGTCTTGGTGAGTTAGCATTTACTGACAACTCTAGCTGGATTAGAAGCAGAAAGTTCAGGCTAGGCTTAAAAGTAGTATCAGGTTCTCGAGAGGGAATTCATATtcgagaggcaaaaacagaagcCTTCAGTGTGAAGGATCATCGAGGAGAAT TGTACAAGAAACATTATCCACCTGCATTAAACGATGATGTTTGGAGATTGGAAAAGATAGGAAAAGATGGATCCTTCCACAAGAGGCTAAATAAAGCTGGCATATATACAGTGGAAGACTTTCTACGACTCATCGTGAGAGACTCTCAGAGGCTCCGAAAT ATCCTGGGAAGTGGAATGTCAAATAAGATGTGGGATGCTCTCGTGGAGCATGCTAAGACCTGTGTTCTTAGTGGGAAGCTCTATGTCTATTATCCAGATGATATGAAGAGTATCGGAGTTGTTTTTAGCAATATTTATGAGTTGTGTGGTTTTATCTCTGGTGGACAGTATCATTCAGTTGATTCTCTTTCAGAGGATCAAAAG GAATATGTGGACACCTTAGTCAAGAAGGCATATGACAACTGGATGCATGTTGTTGAATATGATGGCAAATCTCTTCTAAGTCTTGATCAGAATAAAACCTCAGATGCTCCTCAGTATGATCTTTCAACTGGTTCTCAGAACCATCCTAATTCATTTGATCATCAACTCAATCTGCCAAGTCTTCCTGCTTCAACTTCATCAGAGCAGCCTCCCATGAATTCAGGATTGAACATGGGATTGGAAG GGTATAACGATAGTCTAATGGGTACATATACCACAGAGTCTCAGAACACGAATCTTAGTGTCAATGAACAGTTAAGTGGTGCTTCATTTTCTCAAAACCACTTTGTAGGCATGTCACAACAAGCTCAGCCAACTGGAAGTGAGAGTAGACCGGCCCTTCACCCACCACAGCCACCATTTTCTAGCTTTTTTGCTGCTAACACTCCTAATTCATCCTATAAAGGAACTGATGACTTCTATACAGAGGAAGAGATACGCACCAGAAGTCAAGAAATGTTAGAGAATGATGACATGCAACATCTTCTCCATATATTCAACATGGGTGGCCAGCATCATGCTTCTTCTAGTACCTCAGAAGATAATAATTACCCATATGGATCACCATACATGCCCAGTATGTCTTCAAGCTTTGGTATTGATGAGGACCGTACACGTTCAGGAAAGGCTGTTGTTGGTTGGCTCAAACTAAAAGCAGCATTGAGATGGGGCATCTTCATCAAGAAGAAAGCTGCTGAGAAAAGAGCACAGATTGTTGAATTGGATGACCCCTAG
- the LOC101268517 gene encoding heterogeneous nuclear ribonucleoprotein Q, with amino-acid sequence MAENTEIDDRVDLDDENYSEEEEDADAELVEDEGAGEVGDENGEEQSYDSGGGDSGREQSPEADMGDVSEPAADEEKPSASLSEEEQKEHAELLALPPHGSEVFIGGIPRDVSEEDLRDLCEPLGEIHEVRVMRNRDTGESKGFAFVAFKTKDEAQKTIEELHNKEYKGKTLRCSLSETKYRLFIGNVPKSWSDDDFRKVIDGTGPGAELIELIKDPQNPARNRGFAFVEYYNNACADYSRRKMVSTNFKLEGNSPTVTWADPKITPDHSSAAAQVKALYVKNIPENTPTEQLKELFQRHGEVTRVVMPPAKVGGKRDFGFVHYAERSSALKAVKDTETYEVNGQMLEVVLAKPQTEKKFDAASPHNAMPHHNYIPHPGYGAFPMNPYAPLTAGYGAAAAAAAAAFQQPMIYGRGPMPTGMQMVPMVLPDGQIGYVLQQPGVQAPPVRPRRNDRNNGAGGPQGRGGGSSGGSDDSNRGRRYRPY; translated from the exons ATGGCAGAGAATACTGAAATTGATGACCGTGTGGATCTTGACGATGAAAATTACTCTGAGGAAGAGGAAGATGCAGATGCAGAACTGGTAGAAGATGAAGGAGCTGGAGAAGTCGGTGATGAAAATGGCGAAGAACAATCATATGATTCTGGAGGTGGAGACAGTGGGAGAGAGCAGTCTCCAGAGGCAGATATGGGTGATGTTTCGGAGCCTGCTGCAGATGAAGAAAAGCCTAGTGCTTCTCTTTCTGAAGAGGAACAAAAAGAGCATGCTGAACTTCTAGCTCTCCCTCCACATGGGTCTGAGGTTTTTATTGGTGGTATTCCTCGAGATGTTTCTGAAGAAGACTTGAGGGATCTCTGTGAACCACTCGGTGAAATACATGAG GTCAGAGTCATGAGAAATAGGGATACTGGTGAAAGCAAGGGTTTTGCCTTTGTAGCATTCAAAACAAAAGATGAGGCACAAAAGACTATTGAAGAATTGCATAACAAAGAATATAAG GGAAAAACCTTAAGGTGTTCGCTGTCAGAAACTAAATACAGATTGTTCATTGGTAATGTACCAAAGAGCTGGTCTGATGATGACTTCAGAAAAGTCATTGATGGGACTGGTCCTGGTGCAGAATTAATAGAACTCATAAAG GATCCTCAAAACCCAGCACGTAATAGGGGTTTTGCTTTTGTTGAATATTACAATAATGCCTGTGCGGATTACTCTCGGAGAAAAATGGTAAGTACAAACTTTAAGCTGGAGGGAAATTCACCAACTGTCACCTGGGCTGATCCGAAGATTACACCTGATCATTCTTCTGCCGCTGCTCAG GTCAAAGCACTCTATGTGAAGAACATTCCAGAAAACACTCCTACTGAACAATTGAAGGAATTGTTCCAACGCCATGGTGAAGTTACCAGAGTTGTTATGCCACCAGCCAAGGTTGGTGGTAAACGAGACTTTGGATTTGTCCATTATGCAGAAAGGTCAAGCGCTCTGAAAGCTGTCAAAGACACTGAAACATATGAAGTAAATG GTCAGATGTTAGAAGTAGTTCTTGCAAAGCCTCAGACTGAAAAGAAGTTTGATGCAGCTAGTCCTCACAATGCGATGCCACATCATAATTATATTCCCCATCCAGGCTATGGTGCATTTCCGATGAACCCGTATGCACCTCTAACTGCTGGTTATggtgctgctgctgctgctgctgccgCTGCGTTCCAACAA CCTATGATATATGGTAGAGGACCGATGCCAACAGGTATGCAGATGGTGCCAATGGTTTTACCAGATGGTCAGATCGGCTATGTCCT CCAGCAGCCAGGAGTTCAGGCACCACCTGTTCGGCCTCGTAGGAATGACAGGAACAATGGTGCCGGTGGACCACAAGGACGAGGAGGAGGATCCAGTGGTGGCAGTGATGATTCCAACCGTGGTAGACGTTATCGACCATATTAG
- the LOC101268806 gene encoding calmodulin-binding protein 60 D isoform X1 produces MERPSGEKRRLDVSSSEEGQPERKRPALASVIVEALKVDSLQKLCSSLEPILRRVVSEEVERALAKLGPTKLNARVSPKRIEGPNGRNLQLQFRSKLSLPLFTGGKVEGEQGSTIHVVLINGNTGHVVTVGPESSVKLDVVVLGGDFNNEDDDGWTEEEFESHIVKERDGKRPLLTGDLQVILKEGVGSLGELAFTDNSSWIRSRKFRLGLKVVSGSREGIHIREAKTEAFSVKDHRGELYKKHYPPALNDDVWRLEKIGKDGSFHKRLNKAGIYTVEDFLRLIVRDSQRLRNILGSGMSNKMWDALVEHAKTCVLSGKLYVYYPDDMKSIGVVFSNIYELCGFISGGQYHSVDSLSEDQKEYVDTLVKKAYDNWMHVVEYDGKSLLSLDQNKTSDAPQYDLSTGSQNHPNSFDHQLNLPSLPASTSSEQPPMNSGLNMGLEGYNDSLMGTYTTESQNTNLSVNEQLSGASFSQNHFVGMSQQAQPTGSESRPALHPPQPPFSSFFAANTPNSSYKGTDDFYTEEEIRTRSQEMLENDDMQHLLHIFNMGGQHHASSSTSEDNNYPYGSPYMPSMSSSFGIDEDRTRSGKAVVGWLKLKAALRWGIFIKKKAAEKRAQIVELDDP; encoded by the exons ATGGAAAGACCCAGTGGAGAGAAACGTAGACTTGATGTTAGCAGTAGTGAAGAAGGTCAACCTGAGAGAAAAAGACCAGCTCTTGCCAG TGTTATTGTTGAAGCGCTCAAGGTGGACAGTCTGCAGAAACTCTGCTCATCACTGGAGCCAATTCTTCGGAGAGTT GTTAGTGAAGAGGTGGAGCGGGCTTTGGCAAAACTTGGCCCTACTAAACTTAATGCAAG GGTTTCTCCAAAAAGAATTGAAGGGCCAAATGGGAGAAATTTGCAGCTTCAGTTCAGGTCTAAATTGTCACTGCCTCTCTTTACAGGAGGGAAAGTAGAAGGAGAACAGGGTTCTACCATCCATGTTGTCTTAATTAATGGAAATACAGGCCATGTTGTAACAGTCGGCCCAGAGTCCTCTGTTAAACTAGATGTTGTTGTGCTTGGAGGAGATTTTAATAATGAGGACGATGATGGATGGACTGAAGAAGAATTTGAGTCTCACATTGTGAAGGAGCGTGATGGGAAAAGGCCGCTTCTTACAGGAGACTTGCAAGTGATATTGAAGGAAGGTGTAGGTAGTCTTGGTGAGTTAGCATTTACTGACAACTCTAGCTGGATTAGAAGCAGAAAGTTCAGGCTAGGCTTAAAAGTAGTATCAGGTTCTCGAGAGGGAATTCATATtcgagaggcaaaaacagaagcCTTCAGTGTGAAGGATCATCGAGGAGAAT TGTACAAGAAACATTATCCACCTGCATTAAACGATGATGTTTGGAGATTGGAAAAGATAGGAAAAGATGGATCCTTCCACAAGAGGCTAAATAAAGCTGGCATATATACAGTGGAAGACTTTCTACGACTCATCGTGAGAGACTCTCAGAGGCTCCGAAAT ATCCTGGGAAGTGGAATGTCAAATAAGATGTGGGATGCTCTCGTGGAGCATGCTAAGACCTGTGTTCTTAGTGGGAAGCTCTATGTCTATTATCCAGATGATATGAAGAGTATCGGAGTTGTTTTTAGCAATATTTATGAGTTGTGTGGTTTTATCTCTGGTGGACAGTATCATTCAGTTGATTCTCTTTCAGAGGATCAAAAG GAATATGTGGACACCTTAGTCAAGAAGGCATATGACAACTGGATGCATGTTGTTGAATATGATGGCAAATCTCTTCTAAGTCTTGATCAGAATAAAACCTCAGATGCTCCTCAGTATGATCTTTCAACTGGTTCTCAGAACCATCCTAATTCATTTGATCATCAACTCAATCTGCCAAGTCTTCCTGCTTCAACTTCATCAGAGCAGCCTCCCATGAATTCAGGATTGAACATGGGATTGGAAG GGTATAACGATAGTCTAATGGGTACATATACCACAGAGTCTCAGAACACGAATCTTAGTGTCAATGAACAGTTAAGTGGTGCTTCATTTTCTCAAAACCACTTTGTAGGCATGTCACAACAAGCTCAGCCAACTGGAAGTGAGAGTAGACCGGCCCTTCACCCACCACAGCCACCATTTTCTAGCTTTTTTGCTGCTAACACTCCTAATTCATCCTATAAAGGAACTGATGACTTCTATACAGAGGAAGAGATACGCACCAGAAGTCAAGAAATGTTAGAGAATGATGACATGCAACATCTTCTCCATATATTCAACATGGGTGGCCAGCATCATGCTTCTTCTAGTACCTCAGAAGATAATAATTACCCATATGGATCACCATACATGCCCAGTATGTCTTCAAGCTTTGGTATTGATGAGGACCGTACACGTTCAGGAAAGGCTGTTGTTGGTTGGCTCAAACTAAAAGCAGCATTGAGATGGGGCATCTTCATCAAGAAGAAAGCTGCTGAGAAAAGAGCACAGATTGTTGAATTGGATGACCCCTAG